Proteins from one Aedes albopictus strain Foshan unplaced genomic scaffold, AalbF5 HiC_scaffold_699, whole genome shotgun sequence genomic window:
- the LOC109428604 gene encoding uncharacterized protein LOC109428604, translating to MVPYGELRDFNHRQLVIWMVDTMEEFEEDFASVADMNVEFRGHFILLLRGEFVWKEILERFWDIGVTNVVMLVEVDGGKGVAVEGYEPFQEDCCRCVAPKVVDRCVAGVYDEGGYGRLFDNYVRNLQGCSLKIATFTRLPFIEVVEDGEKRKVLQGVEGEMLATISKKINFSIEVMVPTGDEVWGQIFPNGSGVGAVGMVVQNEVDCTIGGFVPYPELMQFTSSSIGYYKTDFVFVVPEEFAEISSLNQITNPLGKWIWIAMIVVLGMTYVVIVTFDYPLVGHFSDTPALTLYRTTLGDSLPSLPRGNFFRFLMFLVLYYTLVIRESYKCSMISHLTEKRHLNDISTIETMISAGYRFALTYPLYNLLFKDTLQLDQSVILLKDEEYSRGLEQVIRERRRIAMISIPEEIVDFNHRHPGWINFRVCGENLLGFHFSVYFRRSSPMVREFNRLVQRLLAGGLMGKWHSTLLNRRYQATTLNDEPATVLTNGHLFSGYVFFAVGLGVGVLAFLLEVVSTRSARIRKVLDLL from the coding sequence ATGGTTCCGTACGGCGAGCTGCGGGACTTCAACCACCGGCAGCTGGTGATCTGGATGGTGGATACGATGGAGGAGTTCGAGGAGGACTTCGCTAGCGTTGCGGATATGAACGTTGAGTTTCGGGGACACTTCATTCTGCTGTTACGAGGGGAGTTTGTGTGGAAGGAGATTCTTGAGCGTTTCTGGGACATTGGGGTTACGAATGTGGTGATGCTTGTTGAGGTGGATGGTGGCAAAGGAGTTGCCGTAGAGGGATACGAGCCGTTTCAGGAGGACTGTTGTCGTTGTGTTGCACCTAAGGTAGTTGACAGATGTGTGGCGGGAGTTTACGACGAAGGAGGATACGGGAGGTTATTTGACAACTATGTCCGAAATTTGCAGGGGTGTTCGCTGAAGATAGCCACGTTCACAAGACTTCCGTTTATTGAAGTGGTTGAAGACGGGGAAAAGCGAAAGGTTCTTCAAGGAGTTGAAGGAGAAATGCTAGCGACcatttcaaagaaaataaacttCTCGATTGAGGTTATGGTTCCAACCGGGGACGAAGTATGGGGTCAAATCTTCCCGAACGGGTCCGGAGTGGGAGCGGTAGGGATGGTTGTGCAGAACGAAGTTGATTGCACGATAGGTGGATTCGTTCCGTATCCTGAGTTGATGCAGTTTACAAGTTCATCGATTGGATACTACAAGACGGATTTCGTGTTTGTAGTTCCTGAAGAATTCGCTGAAATATCTTCTCTGAACCAGATAACAAATCCGTTAGGGAAATGGATTTGGATCGCAATGATTGTAGTTCTGGGTATGACATACGTAGTTATCGTAACCTTCGACTATCCATTGGTTGGTCACTTCAGCGATACCCCTGCATTAACCCTATATCGAACAACGCTTGGAGACTCCTTGCCGTCACTTCCGCGCGGAAATTTCTTTCGATTTCTAATGTTCCTGGTTCTGTACTACACCCTAGTCATCAGGGAAAGCTACAAATGTTCCATGATCAGCCATCTAACCGAGAAAAGGCATTTGAACGACATCAGTACCATAGAAACAATGATCTCTGCAGGATACCGCTTTGCTCTAACCTACCCCTTGTACAATCTCCTCTTCAAGGATACCCTTCAACTAGACCAATCGGTAATCCTCTTGAAAGACGAAGAATACAGCCGCGGATTGGAGCAGGTCATCCGCGAACGGCGCCGCATAGCGATGATCTCCATCCCCGAAGAGATCGTCGACTTCAACCATCGTCATCCGGGATGGATCAACTTCCGAGTTTGCGGAGAAAATCTGCTGGGCTTTCACTTCAGCGTGTACTTTAGGCGATCGTCTCCGATGGTTCGCGAATTCAATCGACTGGTTCAACGCTTGTTGGCCGGAGGACTGATGGGAAAATGGCACTCTACGCTGCTGAACCGCCGATACCAGGCAACAACGCTAAACGACGAACCGGCAACAGTGCTCACCAACGGACATCTCTTCAGCGGGTACGTGTTTTTCGCCGTTGGACTCGGGGTAGGCGTTTTGGCTTTTCTGCTAGAGGTAGTTTCCACTCGAAGCGCGCGGATTAGGAAAGTGCTCGACCTGCTGTAG